In one Pseudodesulfovibrio tunisiensis genomic region, the following are encoded:
- a CDS encoding DegT/DnrJ/EryC1/StrS family aminotransferase, with protein sequence MNIPFIDLKTQYKEIKDEVQKGIDNVLEHGAYIMGPEITELEEKLADFCGVRHGVGCGSGTDALLMALMAFGVGPGDAIFTTPFTFMATAEAVALLGATPVFVDIDPKTYNMDPEDLRRKIAEVSDRRSELKPKGVIAVDLFGQPADYDRIAPLSKNHGLFLVVDAAQSFGATYKGRSVCSVGDIACTSFFPAKPLGCYGDGGMCFTNEPELDKLLRSVRIHGMGDNKYENVRLGINGRLDSIQAAVLLAKFAIFPGEIEKRQAVADRYNELLAGVADLTTPYVEEGNTSVWAQYSLLARDAEHREECMAKLSEAGIPTAIYYPKPLHLQKAFADLGYAVGDLPVCEGIGARIFSLPMHPYLEVEVQEHIASVLKG encoded by the coding sequence ATGAACATTCCTTTTATCGACCTGAAAACCCAGTACAAGGAAATCAAGGACGAGGTGCAGAAGGGCATCGACAATGTCCTGGAGCACGGTGCATACATCATGGGCCCTGAAATCACCGAGCTGGAAGAGAAGCTGGCTGATTTCTGCGGCGTTCGCCACGGCGTTGGCTGCGGTTCCGGCACGGACGCACTGCTCATGGCACTCATGGCATTCGGCGTGGGCCCCGGCGACGCCATATTCACCACGCCTTTCACCTTCATGGCCACGGCCGAAGCCGTTGCCCTGCTCGGCGCGACCCCGGTTTTCGTGGACATCGATCCCAAAACCTACAATATGGATCCCGAGGATCTGCGCCGCAAGATTGCCGAGGTCTCGGACAGGCGTTCCGAGCTCAAGCCCAAGGGCGTGATCGCCGTGGACCTGTTCGGTCAGCCTGCGGACTACGACCGCATTGCTCCGCTTTCCAAGAACCACGGCCTGTTTCTCGTGGTGGATGCAGCGCAGTCCTTTGGTGCGACGTACAAGGGGCGTTCGGTCTGCTCCGTGGGTGACATAGCCTGCACCTCCTTTTTCCCGGCCAAGCCTCTGGGCTGCTACGGCGACGGCGGCATGTGCTTTACCAACGAGCCCGAGCTGGACAAGCTGCTCCGATCCGTGCGCATTCACGGCATGGGCGACAACAAGTACGAAAACGTTCGTCTTGGCATCAATGGTCGGCTCGATTCCATTCAGGCAGCCGTGCTGCTCGCCAAGTTTGCCATTTTTCCGGGCGAGATCGAAAAGCGGCAGGCCGTGGCCGACAGGTACAACGAGTTGCTCGCAGGTGTGGCGGATTTGACCACGCCGTATGTGGAAGAGGGCAACACTTCGGTTTGGGCTCAGTATTCCCTGCTTGCCCGGGACGCAGAGCATCGCGAGGAATGCATGGCAAAATTGTCCGAGGCAGGAATTCCCACGGCCATCTATTACCCCAAGCCGTTGCACCTGCAGAAGGCGTTTGCCGATCTCGGATACGCCGTGGGCGACCTGCCCGTGTGCGAGGGAATCGGTGCGCGCATTTTCAGCCTTCCCATGCACCCGTATCTCGAAGTCGAGGTGCAGGAACACATTGCGAGCGTGCTCAAGGGATAG
- a CDS encoding peptidylprolyl isomerase, protein MIKLETTMGDIVIELDAEKAPKSAANFQQYVEEGHYDGTIFHRVIDGFMIQGGGMDADMKEKPTRAAIENEADNGLANKCYTLAMARTMDPHSATSQFFINVKDNPFLNYSSKTPQGWGYAVFGKVVEGTEVVDKIKGVATGRHGFHEDVPVEAIVITKASVI, encoded by the coding sequence ATGATCAAGCTCGAAACCACCATGGGTGATATTGTCATTGAACTGGATGCGGAAAAGGCGCCCAAGAGCGCGGCCAATTTTCAGCAGTACGTGGAAGAGGGCCATTACGACGGCACCATTTTCCACCGCGTGATTGACGGATTCATGATTCAGGGCGGCGGCATGGATGCCGACATGAAGGAAAAGCCGACCCGCGCTGCCATCGAAAACGAGGCAGACAACGGTCTGGCCAACAAGTGCTATACCCTTGCCATGGCCCGCACCATGGACCCGCATTCCGCCACCAGCCAGTTCTTCATCAACGTGAAGGACAACCCGTTCCTGAACTACAGCTCCAAGACCCCGCAGGGCTGGGGCTATGCCGTGTTCGGCAAGGTCGTGGAAGGCACCGAGGTCGTGGACAAGATCAAGGGCGTTGCCACTGGTCGTCACGGTTTTCATGAGGATGTGCCTGTCGAGGCCATCGTGATTACCAAGGCCAGTGTTATCTAG